From Etheostoma cragini isolate CJK2018 chromosome 17, CSU_Ecrag_1.0, whole genome shotgun sequence, one genomic window encodes:
- the LOC117960227 gene encoding uncharacterized protein LOC117960227 isoform X2 → MHWKTHLGKRNCADPTLSSSILYALIHHNLRFKRRGVVLSTYSPSISIINHFLQYITLKLCFQQQLASSDYLQECRKPHINPSLRTNGQNWAMIPGFSWVANKESQQQRPQPFPASNRLRGCCPDAVKDAEELGPKEDGTGQLPESDAVPRWLRHHRGETREGRKSQHHRALNAGSGLQEDPIPNTKTSSITGHLKSSLVTEKTLPKESFVSQVPLRLQIKVSSQSGSLGISIAGGKGSLPYKDHDEGIFISRVNKEGASGKAGVHVGDRLLEVNGLNMQAATHHEAVNALRNAGSCIKIKVLREKLPPRGVCDPDEHQDPREVTGRQSWTQVGGDQRSKQPNTESVEDSLSKKIEAVVCNGSSISDLIKNESLQGGKHTITIPRIILTHPSISDEDVELWTQTPSREPLHDFDIPDRQVQCSDSAFYPP, encoded by the exons ATGCATTGGAAGACACATTTAGGCAAAAGAAATTGTGCTGATCCTACTTTATCTAGTAGTATCCTATATGCATTGATACATCACAATTTACGTTTTAAAAGGAGGGGCGTGGTTTTATCAACGTATTCACCATCCATATCTATCATTAATCATTTCCTTCAATATATTACATTGAAATTATGTTTTCAGCAACAGCTGGCGTCTTCTGACTATCTCCAGGAATGTAGAAAGCCTCATATTAACCCATCCCTCAGGACCAATGGCCAAAACTGGGCCATGATCCCAGGTTTCAGCTGGGTGGCAAACAAAGAGTCTCAGCAGCAAAGACCTCAACCGTTCCCAGCCAGCAACCGCCTGCGTGGTTGCTGCCCCGATGCAGTGAAGGACGCAGAGGAACTTGGACCTAAGGAG GATGGTACAGGCCAGCTGCCAGAGAGTGATGCTGTACCACGATGGCTTCGCCATCACAGAGGTGAAACCCGAGAGGGGAGGAAGTCTCAGCATCACAGAGCTCTTAATGCGGGGTCTGGTCTCCAAGAAGACCCCATCCCCAACACAAAGACCTCCTCCATCACAGGGCATCTGAAGTCTTCTTTGGTGACAGAGAAGACCCTTCCTAAGGAATCATTTGTCTCCCAAGTGCCTTTAAGA tTACAGATCAAAGTGTCAAGCCAGAGCGGTAGTTTGGGAATCAGCATTGCTGGTGGGAAGGGTTCTCTGCCTTACAAGGACCATGATGAG GGAATTTTTATTTCCAGAGTAAATAAAGAGGGAGCATCAGGAAAGGCAGGGGTCCATGTTGGAGACAGATTGCTGGAG GTCAATGGCCTCAACATGCAGGCGGCGACCCACCACGAGGCGGTCAACGCCCTCAGGAATGCCGGCAGCTGCATCAAGATTAAAGTACTAAGAGAAAAGCTGCCACCTCGAGGGGTATGTGACCCGGATGAACATCAGGATCCTCGGGAAGTGACAGGGCGACAGTCGTGGACCCAGGTTGGCGGAGACCAAAGAAGCAAACAACCCAACACGGAGAGCGTGGAAGATAGTTTGTCCAAGAAGATTGAGGCGGTTGTTTGCAACGGCAGCAGCATT tctgATTTGATAAAAAATGAGTCACTTCAAGggggaaaacacacaataaca ATCCCGCGGATCATCCTCACTCATCCCTCTATCTCAGATGAAGACGTGGAGCTATGGACACAGACCCCCAGCAGAGAGCCATTACATGACTTTGACATCCCTGACAGACAGGTACAGTGTTCCGACAGTGCTTTCTACCCACCTTGA
- the LOC117960227 gene encoding uncharacterized protein LOC117960227 isoform X1 — MHWKTHLGKRNCADPTLSSSILYALIHHNLRFKRRGVVLSTYSPSISIINHFLQYITLKLCFQQQLASSDYLQECRKPHINPSLRTNGQNWAMIPGFSWVANKESQQQRPQPFPASNRLRGCCPDAVKDAEELGPKEDGTGQLPESDAVPRWLRHHRGETREGRKSQHHRALNAGSGLQEDPIPNTKTSSITGHLKSSLVTEKTLPKESFVSQVPLRLQIKVSSQSGSLGISIAGGKGSLPYKDHDEVSSRKEELAVLFFQANMSISFQGIFISRVNKEGASGKAGVHVGDRLLEVNGLNMQAATHHEAVNALRNAGSCIKIKVLREKLPPRGVCDPDEHQDPREVTGRQSWTQVGGDQRSKQPNTESVEDSLSKKIEAVVCNGSSISDLIKNESLQGGKHTITIPRIILTHPSISDEDVELWTQTPSREPLHDFDIPDRQVQCSDSAFYPP; from the exons ATGCATTGGAAGACACATTTAGGCAAAAGAAATTGTGCTGATCCTACTTTATCTAGTAGTATCCTATATGCATTGATACATCACAATTTACGTTTTAAAAGGAGGGGCGTGGTTTTATCAACGTATTCACCATCCATATCTATCATTAATCATTTCCTTCAATATATTACATTGAAATTATGTTTTCAGCAACAGCTGGCGTCTTCTGACTATCTCCAGGAATGTAGAAAGCCTCATATTAACCCATCCCTCAGGACCAATGGCCAAAACTGGGCCATGATCCCAGGTTTCAGCTGGGTGGCAAACAAAGAGTCTCAGCAGCAAAGACCTCAACCGTTCCCAGCCAGCAACCGCCTGCGTGGTTGCTGCCCCGATGCAGTGAAGGACGCAGAGGAACTTGGACCTAAGGAG GATGGTACAGGCCAGCTGCCAGAGAGTGATGCTGTACCACGATGGCTTCGCCATCACAGAGGTGAAACCCGAGAGGGGAGGAAGTCTCAGCATCACAGAGCTCTTAATGCGGGGTCTGGTCTCCAAGAAGACCCCATCCCCAACACAAAGACCTCCTCCATCACAGGGCATCTGAAGTCTTCTTTGGTGACAGAGAAGACCCTTCCTAAGGAATCATTTGTCTCCCAAGTGCCTTTAAGA tTACAGATCAAAGTGTCAAGCCAGAGCGGTAGTTTGGGAATCAGCATTGCTGGTGGGAAGGGTTCTCTGCCTTACAAGGACCATGATGAGGTGAGTTCTCGTAAAGAAGAGCTAGCAGTGCTCTTTTTCCAGGCTAACATGTCTATTTCCTTTCAGGGAATTTTTATTTCCAGAGTAAATAAAGAGGGAGCATCAGGAAAGGCAGGGGTCCATGTTGGAGACAGATTGCTGGAG GTCAATGGCCTCAACATGCAGGCGGCGACCCACCACGAGGCGGTCAACGCCCTCAGGAATGCCGGCAGCTGCATCAAGATTAAAGTACTAAGAGAAAAGCTGCCACCTCGAGGGGTATGTGACCCGGATGAACATCAGGATCCTCGGGAAGTGACAGGGCGACAGTCGTGGACCCAGGTTGGCGGAGACCAAAGAAGCAAACAACCCAACACGGAGAGCGTGGAAGATAGTTTGTCCAAGAAGATTGAGGCGGTTGTTTGCAACGGCAGCAGCATT tctgATTTGATAAAAAATGAGTCACTTCAAGggggaaaacacacaataaca ATCCCGCGGATCATCCTCACTCATCCCTCTATCTCAGATGAAGACGTGGAGCTATGGACACAGACCCCCAGCAGAGAGCCATTACATGACTTTGACATCCCTGACAGACAGGTACAGTGTTCCGACAGTGCTTTCTACCCACCTTGA
- the LOC117960227 gene encoding uncharacterized protein LOC117960227 isoform X3: protein MHWKTHLGKRNCADPTLSSSILYALIHHNLRFKRRGVVLSTYSPSISIINHFLQYITLKLCFQQQLASSDYLQECRKPHINPSLRTNGQNWAMIPGFSWVANKESQQQRPQPFPASNRLRGCCPDAVKDAEELGPKEDGTGQLPESDAVPRWLRHHRGETREGRKSQHHRALNAGSGLQEDPIPNTKTSSITGHLKSSLVTEKTLPKESFVSQVPLRLQIKVSSQSGSLGISIAGGKGSLPYKDHDEVNGLNMQAATHHEAVNALRNAGSCIKIKVLREKLPPRGVCDPDEHQDPREVTGRQSWTQVGGDQRSKQPNTESVEDSLSKKIEAVVCNGSSISDLIKNESLQGGKHTITIPRIILTHPSISDEDVELWTQTPSREPLHDFDIPDRQVQCSDSAFYPP, encoded by the exons ATGCATTGGAAGACACATTTAGGCAAAAGAAATTGTGCTGATCCTACTTTATCTAGTAGTATCCTATATGCATTGATACATCACAATTTACGTTTTAAAAGGAGGGGCGTGGTTTTATCAACGTATTCACCATCCATATCTATCATTAATCATTTCCTTCAATATATTACATTGAAATTATGTTTTCAGCAACAGCTGGCGTCTTCTGACTATCTCCAGGAATGTAGAAAGCCTCATATTAACCCATCCCTCAGGACCAATGGCCAAAACTGGGCCATGATCCCAGGTTTCAGCTGGGTGGCAAACAAAGAGTCTCAGCAGCAAAGACCTCAACCGTTCCCAGCCAGCAACCGCCTGCGTGGTTGCTGCCCCGATGCAGTGAAGGACGCAGAGGAACTTGGACCTAAGGAG GATGGTACAGGCCAGCTGCCAGAGAGTGATGCTGTACCACGATGGCTTCGCCATCACAGAGGTGAAACCCGAGAGGGGAGGAAGTCTCAGCATCACAGAGCTCTTAATGCGGGGTCTGGTCTCCAAGAAGACCCCATCCCCAACACAAAGACCTCCTCCATCACAGGGCATCTGAAGTCTTCTTTGGTGACAGAGAAGACCCTTCCTAAGGAATCATTTGTCTCCCAAGTGCCTTTAAGA tTACAGATCAAAGTGTCAAGCCAGAGCGGTAGTTTGGGAATCAGCATTGCTGGTGGGAAGGGTTCTCTGCCTTACAAGGACCATGATGAG GTCAATGGCCTCAACATGCAGGCGGCGACCCACCACGAGGCGGTCAACGCCCTCAGGAATGCCGGCAGCTGCATCAAGATTAAAGTACTAAGAGAAAAGCTGCCACCTCGAGGGGTATGTGACCCGGATGAACATCAGGATCCTCGGGAAGTGACAGGGCGACAGTCGTGGACCCAGGTTGGCGGAGACCAAAGAAGCAAACAACCCAACACGGAGAGCGTGGAAGATAGTTTGTCCAAGAAGATTGAGGCGGTTGTTTGCAACGGCAGCAGCATT tctgATTTGATAAAAAATGAGTCACTTCAAGggggaaaacacacaataaca ATCCCGCGGATCATCCTCACTCATCCCTCTATCTCAGATGAAGACGTGGAGCTATGGACACAGACCCCCAGCAGAGAGCCATTACATGACTTTGACATCCCTGACAGACAGGTACAGTGTTCCGACAGTGCTTTCTACCCACCTTGA